AAATAGATCGGGGTGAAAATAGTACAAAAGAAGGCACGGTTAATATTTATCAAATTACCCGTCCTGAAGCAATTAACTTAAACTTCTTACAAAATTTTATGTATAAGAAGCAAAGCCGACGTTATTTCCATCAGCAAATTAATCAGCAGTTAGGCTTAATTCCTGTCGCACGCATGCCAATTAGTCCTCAGATTGCTGGGAACTGTTCTTGGGCCAATATACAAGCTATAGTCCCTGTCGCTTATGCCATTCAAGGAATTATTACGCAAAATGCCTTTAATCCAGCACCTGCGATGAAACTCTATGATGAATGGGTGGAATGGGACAAAGATCGTGCGTTGGATGAATGCATACAACGTTTTTATTTGGCAAATCCTCAACGAAAGGCAAGTATTGCTGCGATGTTGGGTGGGGTGTTATTTCAAGCTTGTGAATTTAGTCAAATCAAGCACTTAGAACGAGCGGAGAAAATACTCCATATTTTAATGTTGGATGATTATTATTATATTTTAAAAAGTTATCTAACTGAGTATTGTATTAATCGTTTCACTAAAAAAGGTAATAATTTACTCAAGATTCTTGATGATTGTGGCATTAATCCCAATATCGGAGTCAATCCAATTGCTGCTGAGTAGTTATTGCAACCCGCCGCTCAAAATAATCTATACTTAAAAAGCATATTATGATGCTGTATCAAACAATTGGCGCGAACCTTTAGCACCTATTGTGTAATTAATAAGGAGATTGTTATGTTACATTGGGCGGTCATATTCTTGCTGATTGCAATTGTTGCAGGTTTATTCGGTTTTAGAGGTGTTGCTTCAACTGCTACAAATATAGCTAAAGTCTTATTCTTTTTGTTTATTGTCATCTTTATTATTATGCTGGTTATGAGTTTATTTGGAGCTAGTCCAAACGTCGTACCTTAATTACCTTTACCCACCACATGTAGCCCGTATTAGACGGAGTCGTAATACGGGGGGGTGTGGCCGCTACGCATAATACAGATGAGCTACAGTGCTTA
Above is a genomic segment from Legionella lytica containing:
- a CDS encoding DUF1328 domain-containing protein; the encoded protein is MLHWAVIFLLIAIVAGLFGFRGVASTATNIAKVLFFLFIVIFIIMLVMSLFGASPNVVP